Part of the bacterium genome is shown below.
AGGTCGAAAAGGAGCGCCAGCAACCTGGCTGGATGGCCCCTGAAATGGCTGGCTGCACGGCGGTTATCGTGCACACGATGTTCGCATAATCCGTGGCGCGCGGAAGTTGCGAGAAAAGCGTGCGGGGCGGTCGCAAGCACGATTTCGAGCTGTCGAACGCTGCAAGATGTCTGCATCATGTTAGGTGTTCGGGTTTCAACCAACGTAACACACAAACCGGGTCGGCTCAGAGCCGATCGAACGGACTTCGGACCCCGCGGCCACCCTTGTTCAGAACGTGGGTGTAGATCATGGTGGTTTGGACGTGGCGGTGACCGAGAAGCTCCTGCACGGTGCGAATATCGTAGCCGTCTTCGAGGAGGTGGGTGGCGAAGGAGTGCCGCAGAGCGTGACAGGTCGCGCGCTTTGAAAGCCGAGCGCATCGCGAGGCTCGGCGCACGGCCCTCTGAACGCTATGCGCGCTGCGGTGATGGCGAGCGAGCCGCCCCGTTCTGGGCTCCACAGATCGGCGCGCCGCGGGAAAAACGAATTGCCAAGACCAGTCCACCGCCGCACCCGGGTACTTGCGCTCGAGGGCGTGCGGCAGCACGGTCCGGCCGAAGCCATCATCGAGGTCCTCGGCGTGGAGCCGCTTCACCTCCCCCATATGCCGCTCGAGGCCACGCCTCGAGACATCCGGAAGGAGTGTCATCCGGTCGCGGTCTCCCTTGCCGCCACGAACCGTGATCTGGCGGTAGCCGAGGTCGATATCCTTGATCCTTAGACGCAAGCACTCCATCAGCCTCAGCCCCGCTCCATAG
Proteins encoded:
- a CDS encoding integron integrase → MGSQPRLLDRVRHRARLRHLSPRTEQAYVRWIRRFILFHEKRHPKEMGEQEISLFLTHLAVEKKVAAATQNQALSGLLFLYREVLGRDFGELQGLVRARRPKRLPVVFDRDEIRRLFACLDGCDLLIVGLLYGAGLRLMECLRLRIKDIDLGYRQITVRGGKGDRDRMTLLPDVSRRGLERHMGEVKRLHAEDLDDGFGRTVLPHALERKYPGAAVDWSWQFVFPAARRSVEPRTGRLARHHRSAHSVQRAVRRASRCARLSKRATCHALRHSFATHLLEDGYDIRTVQELLGHRHVQTTMIYTHVLNKGGRGVRSPFDRL